One genomic region from Pogona vitticeps strain Pit_001003342236 chromosome 12, PviZW2.1, whole genome shotgun sequence encodes:
- the LOC110084465 gene encoding cytochrome P450 1A5 has translation MMFALMGSPGVTPITEILAVFTISFLLLVAVKSFWHRVPPGFKRLPGPRGYPLIGNILDLGKNPHLTLAQMSEKYGDVMLIILGTRPVLVLSGLETIRQALIKQGDDFVARPDLYSFQFIADGQSFAFGRCSKEAWRSRRKLAQNALKIFSTSASPMSSMCPLEDSVSKEADYLIAKFQELMKEKNRFEPYRYLVISVANVICAMCFGKRYTHEDQELLSMVNLNNEFGEAAASGNPADFIPILKYLPNRTMKAFKDLNQRFNALVQKIIKEHYANFDKNNIRDITDSLIEHCQSKNLDVNANVQLEDEKIVNIVNDIFGAGFDTVTTALSWCLMYLVTYPEIQKKIQQEIDQVLGRERKPKLSDRSVLHYTEAFILEVFRYSSFVPFTIPHCTTKDTVLNGYAIPRDTCVFVNQWQVNHDPKLWDNPSSFNPERFLAADGSGINRVESEKVLLFGLGKRRCVGENIGRGEIFLFLTTLLQKLEFSVCRREMLDITPEYGLTMKHKRCEDFQIKLR, from the exons ATGATGTTTGCACTGATGGGAAGCCCAGGTGTCACGCCAATCACTGAAATTCTGGCTGTCTTCACaatctctttcctccttttgGTTGCTGTCAAATCTTTCTGGCACCGGGTTCCACCAGGTTTTAAGAGACTTCCTGGGCCAAGGGGATACCCATTGATTGGAAACATCTTAGACCTGGGGAAGAACCCCCATCTTACCTTGGCACAGATGAGCGAGAAGTATGGGGACGTGATGCTTATCATTCTTGGCACAAGACCAGTCCTGGTGCTGAGTGGATTGGAAACCATCAGGCAAGCCCTGATCAAGCAAGGGGATGACTTTGTGGCACGCCCTGATCTCTACAGCTTCCAGTTCATTGCAGATGGCCAGAGCTTCGCCTTCGGTAGGTGTTCTAAAGAAGCATGGCGATCCCGTAGAAAGCTAGCCCAGAATGCTCTGAAGATCTTCTCAACTTCCGCTAGCCCTATGTCATCTATGTGTCCACTGGAGGATTCAGTGTCAAAAGAAGCAGATTACTTAATTGCAAAGTTCCAAGAGCTGATGAAGGAAAAGAATCGCTTCGAACCTTACCGGTACCTGGTAATCTCTGTGGCCAATGTCATCTGTGCCATGTGTTTTGGTAAGCGCTACACGCATGAAGACCAAGAGCTGTTAAGTATGGTGAACCTAAACAATGAGTTTGGAGAGGCGGCTGCTTCTGGGAACCCAGCTGACTTCATCCCCATCCTCAAATACCTTCCCAACCGTACCATGAAGGCCTTCAAGGATCTCAATCAACGGTTCAATGCTCTTGTGCAGAAGATCATTAAGGAACATTATGCAAATTTTGACAAG AACAACATCCGAGACATCACCGACTCGCTGATCGAACACTGCCAGTCTAAAAATCTGGATGTGAATGCCAACGTCCAGCTTGAGGATGAAAAGATCGTCAATATTGTCAATGACATCTTTGGAGCAG GGTTTGACACTGTGACCACTGCATTGTCATGGTGCCTCATGTATCTGGTGACTTATCCAGAAATCCAGAAGAAGATTCAGCAAGAAATAG aCCAAGTCCTTGGCAGAGAAAGGAAACCCAAGCTGTCCGATCGTTCTGTGTTGCATTACACAGAAGCGTTTATCCTGGAGGTGTTCCGGTATAGCTCCTTTGTGCCCTTTACAATCCCTCACTG CACAACTAAGGACACAGTGTTGAATGGCTATGCTATCCCTCGGGATACCTGTGTGTTTGTGAACCAGTGGCAAGTCAACCATGATCC GAAACTTTGGGACAATCCATCTAGTTTCAACCCGGAACGTTTTCTGGCTGCTGACGGAAGTGGGATAAACAGAGTGGAGAGCGAGAAGGTCCTGCTGTTTGGTTTGGGCAAAAGGAGGTGCGTTGGAGAGAATATCGGCCGAGGAGAGATATTCCTGTTCTTAACCACCTTGCTCCAGAAGCTGGAATTCAGTGTCTGCCGCAGAGAGATGCTAGACATCACCCCAGAGTATGGACTCACCATGAAACACAAGAGGTGCGAGGATTTTCAGATTAAGCTCCGTTGA